In a genomic window of Gemmatimonadaceae bacterium:
- a CDS encoding acyl-CoA thioesterase, producing MTAAATSRTVKETQHETSQLMMPQHSNNLNNVFGGVILAMMDTAAAVSAIRHARMTCMTVSVDRVDFREPIYLGDLVIMKCSLNFVGRTSMEVGVRVEAEHLLTGVRRHTNSCYLTYVAVDAAGRPAEVPRLVTETPDEIRRHEAAKERRRRRLEERRDEEGSREGPSAQ from the coding sequence GTGACCGCCGCCGCCACGTCGCGGACGGTCAAGGAAACGCAGCACGAGACATCGCAGCTCATGATGCCTCAGCACTCGAACAACCTGAACAACGTCTTCGGCGGAGTCATCCTCGCGATGATGGATACCGCGGCCGCGGTCTCCGCAATCCGCCACGCTCGAATGACCTGCATGACGGTTTCCGTCGACCGCGTGGATTTCCGCGAGCCGATCTACCTTGGCGACCTGGTGATCATGAAGTGCAGCCTGAACTTCGTCGGCAGGACATCGATGGAAGTTGGCGTCCGGGTGGAAGCCGAGCATCTGCTCACCGGGGTCAGGCGGCACACCAACTCCTGCTACCTGACGTACGTGGCAGTCGACGCGGCGGGACGGCCGGCGGAAGTTCCGCGGCTGGTAACCGAGACTCCCGATGAGATTCGGCGCCACGAAGCGGCGAAGGAGCGAAGGCGCAGACGGCTCGAGGAGAGGAGAGACGAAGAAGGATCTCGCGAGGGTCCGTCAGCCCAGTAA
- a CDS encoding DUF2203 domain-containing protein: MPRSFSVDEANRMLPLVKRIVSDAVRDYWRWQDTVREFEVAALRSSPEQPDQAAEELQAKATKLAEEIDGYMAELQKLGVLFKGFGTGLVDFPGEIDGRPVLLCWQLGEESVQYWHEESAGFIGRQPLPELQVN, translated from the coding sequence ATGCCACGATCGTTCTCTGTCGACGAAGCGAATCGGATGCTCCCGCTCGTCAAGCGCATCGTGAGTGACGCGGTGCGCGACTACTGGCGGTGGCAGGACACGGTGCGCGAGTTCGAGGTTGCCGCGCTCCGCAGCAGTCCGGAGCAGCCCGATCAGGCGGCCGAGGAGCTCCAGGCGAAGGCGACTAAGCTCGCGGAAGAAATCGACGGGTACATGGCTGAGCTGCAGAAGCTCGGCGTACTGTTCAAGGGGTTCGGCACCGGGCTGGTGGATTTTCCGGGAGAAATCGACGGCCGGCCGGTGCTTCTATGCTGGCAGCTGGGCGAAGAGAGTGTACAGTACTGGCACGAGGAAAGTGCCGGATTCATTGGGCGACAACCATTGCCGGAGCTCCAGGTAAACTGA
- a CDS encoding sugar phosphate nucleotidyltransferase: MRKADEEARLEGGQAAAASLGIKAMIPIGRPFLDYVLTEVADAGFTDACLVIGPEHQGVRDHYEREMIPTRIRVRFAVQERALGTANAVLSAEEFAAGDSFVVLNSDNYYPSVALEELHRLREPAIAAFDRETLVRSGNVSAERTSRFGALDIDEGGYLRRILVAPNEEMLKAGTPIYSSMNCFLFTSEIFAACRGVPLSARGEYELPQAVHWAIAHHSMQFRVVKISEPVLDLSTRADIAGVAEHLRGVAVNL, from the coding sequence ATGCGAAAAGCGGATGAGGAAGCACGTCTCGAAGGGGGGCAGGCTGCTGCTGCATCGCTTGGGATCAAGGCGATGATTCCGATTGGCCGGCCGTTTCTGGACTACGTGCTCACTGAAGTTGCTGACGCGGGATTCACCGACGCGTGCCTCGTCATCGGGCCGGAGCATCAGGGCGTGCGCGATCATTACGAGCGCGAGATGATTCCAACGCGCATCCGGGTTCGCTTCGCCGTGCAGGAGCGCGCGCTCGGGACAGCCAACGCGGTGCTCTCTGCCGAAGAATTTGCGGCCGGTGACAGCTTCGTGGTCCTCAACTCGGACAACTACTATCCATCGGTTGCGCTCGAGGAGCTGCATCGATTGCGCGAGCCGGCGATCGCCGCGTTCGACCGTGAGACATTGGTCCGGAGCGGCAACGTGTCGGCCGAGCGAACGTCGAGATTTGGCGCGCTCGACATAGACGAAGGCGGGTACCTGCGGCGCATTCTCGTCGCGCCCAATGAAGAGATGCTCAAAGCGGGAACACCCATCTACTCGAGCATGAACTGCTTTCTATTCACGTCGGAGATCTTCGCCGCGTGCCGCGGTGTCCCGCTCTCAGCGCGAGGCGAATACGAGCTGCCTCAGGCGGTCCACTGGGCGATTGCACACCACTCCATGCAATTCAGAGTGGTAAAGATCTCGGAACCAGTCCTGGATCTCTCAACGAGGGCGGACATCGCGGGAGTGGCGGAGCACTTGAGAGGGGTTGCAGTTAACCTGTAA
- the rnz gene encoding ribonuclease Z, protein MSLTVRFLGTSASRPTVERNVTSIAVTREGETLLFDCGEGTQRQMMRYGISFALRDIFFTHMHADHMLGVIGLFRTLSLQGREDPMTLWGPPGSEALLTRAIALGTEKEKFPIEYREITAETPVKRKDYSVLPYPVEHAGKIALGYAIVEDTRLGRFNPGLARELGIPEGPMWGLLHRGQSVTLPDGRVIDASDLVGPSRPGRRVVFGGDGRPCAGTVEAARDADLLIHEATFADEEAQRALETGHSTAREAAQVASAAGVKQLVLTHLSARYSQSASDLLREAREVFPDTIVARDGMEIDVLFRESREGSPD, encoded by the coding sequence ATGTCGCTGACCGTCCGCTTTCTCGGTACGTCGGCGTCGCGCCCGACCGTCGAGCGCAACGTCACATCCATCGCGGTAACACGCGAAGGAGAAACGCTTCTGTTCGACTGTGGCGAAGGAACACAGCGCCAGATGATGCGTTATGGGATCAGCTTTGCTCTTCGCGACATTTTCTTCACGCACATGCACGCGGATCACATGCTCGGCGTGATTGGATTGTTTCGGACGCTGTCTCTTCAGGGGCGCGAGGATCCGATGACTCTGTGGGGACCACCCGGATCCGAGGCTCTCCTGACCCGGGCAATTGCACTCGGCACCGAGAAGGAAAAGTTTCCGATCGAATACCGCGAGATCACCGCCGAGACTCCGGTCAAGCGAAAGGACTACAGCGTGTTGCCCTATCCGGTCGAGCACGCCGGGAAGATCGCTCTGGGATATGCGATCGTCGAAGACACGCGGCTCGGGCGATTCAATCCCGGCCTGGCGCGGGAGCTGGGAATCCCCGAGGGCCCGATGTGGGGATTGCTCCACCGGGGGCAGTCGGTGACGCTGCCGGATGGAAGAGTGATTGATGCGTCGGATCTCGTCGGACCTTCTCGGCCGGGACGCCGCGTGGTATTCGGAGGCGACGGGCGGCCGTGCGCGGGAACGGTCGAAGCAGCGCGCGATGCGGATCTGCTCATTCACGAAGCGACGTTCGCAGACGAAGAAGCACAGCGCGCTCTGGAAACTGGACATTCCACGGCGAGAGAAGCCGCTCAAGTCGCAAGCGCGGCGGGCGTGAAGCAGCTTGTGCTTACGCATCTCTCGGCGCGTTACTCACAGAGCGCATCGGATCTCCTGCGCGAGGCGAGAGAGGTCTTCCCCGACACCATCGTTGCGCGCGACGGGATGGAGATAGACGTCTTGTTTCGCGAATCGCGCGAGGGGTCCCCGGATTAA
- a CDS encoding ArsR family transcriptional regulator, translated as MAAKGYQVNPTRKRGPVELAAPFRMSQPAISKHLKVLERAGLVSRGRDAQRRPRRLEAKPLAEATRWLERYRRHWEGNFQRLDVLLEELKTAGKKQRKRTNKKGDHR; from the coding sequence GTGGCAGCGAAGGGATACCAGGTCAATCCGACTCGGAAGCGCGGTCCGGTCGAGCTCGCCGCCCCGTTCAGGATGAGCCAGCCGGCAATCTCGAAACACCTCAAGGTGCTCGAGCGCGCCGGCCTCGTCTCACGCGGCCGGGACGCGCAACGCCGGCCACGTCGGCTCGAGGCAAAGCCGCTCGCCGAAGCCACCAGGTGGCTGGAACGCTACCGCCGGCACTGGGAAGGCAACTTCCAGCGGCTGGACGTCCTGCTCGAAGAGCTCAAGACCGCCGGAAAAAAACAACGCAAACGCACTAACAAGAAAGGAGATCACCGATGA
- a CDS encoding SRPBCC family protein, which produces MTHAVKNTQTLEVTTPSDREIAMTRVFDAPRSMVFDAWTKPDLLKRWLGVRNRWTLAVCEIDLRVGGEYRYVWRKDNGTEMGMSGVYREIVRPERIVCTEVFDDKWYEGEAVDTMVLVEENGKTTLTTTVLYDSKEARDGVLKSPMATGVGESYDKLNEVLASRHTVG; this is translated from the coding sequence ATGACGCACGCCGTGAAGAACACTCAAACGCTGGAAGTCACCACTCCCTCGGACAGGGAGATCGCCATGACGCGCGTGTTCGATGCTCCGCGCAGCATGGTTTTCGACGCCTGGACCAAACCGGACCTGCTGAAGCGATGGCTCGGAGTACGCAACAGGTGGACGCTCGCCGTCTGCGAGATCGATCTCAGGGTCGGCGGCGAATACCGCTATGTGTGGCGCAAGGACAACGGAACCGAGATGGGAATGAGCGGCGTCTATCGCGAGATCGTCCGGCCGGAGCGGATCGTCTGCACAGAAGTATTCGATGACAAGTGGTACGAAGGCGAAGCGGTGGACACGATGGTCCTCGTCGAAGAAAACGGGAAGACCACGCTCACGACTACCGTGCTTTACGACTCGAAGGAAGCTCGCGACGGTGTCCTGAAGTCGCCGATGGCTACGGGAGTTGGGGAGAGCTACGACAAGCTCAATGAGGTGCTTGCCTCGAGGCACACGGTCGGGTGA
- a CDS encoding AAA family ATPase, whose product MPLGETLVAAKLITEEDVVMALARQRKLGGTLGDNLVGLGRIEREQLEAFLETGPPKIATAADTGLDDTFLQGLALRVMYAHGLKTPTEVANVIRLPVPIVRDILERLRSRGLLEPLGAESSGRQLDLRYAISAVGREWVQEGLKQSAYTGPAPVPLAAWQAQVERQHITNDRVDQEAIAESLSGLVISPDLIARLGPAVNAGRGMLLYGPPGDGKTSIATAIAKSFRQSLWVPYAIEVEREVIKIFDPELHHEKGVNGLPAEEARSPFVKTKASSDDRRWVRCSRPIVVTGGELTMDMLDLKYDPVGLYYEAPLHTKMTGGVFVVDDFGRQIARPEQVLNRWVLPLESRIDFLTLHTGKKFAVAFDGLVIFSTNLTPTKILDAAMMRRIPYNFHIAPPTADEYVEIFRRVCKANEIPFEIDVVRTVMARLYKGEKLKMARFHPRFIVEHVLARCSYEGRDPRLDEELALDAAQHLYTKE is encoded by the coding sequence GTGCCTCTTGGCGAAACGCTTGTAGCGGCCAAGCTGATAACCGAAGAAGATGTTGTCATGGCGCTCGCCCGCCAGCGTAAGCTGGGGGGAACGCTGGGCGACAATCTGGTCGGGCTCGGACGCATCGAGCGCGAGCAGCTTGAAGCATTTCTGGAGACCGGTCCTCCGAAGATCGCCACCGCTGCCGATACTGGCCTCGACGACACGTTCCTTCAGGGATTGGCCCTCCGGGTGATGTATGCCCATGGGCTGAAGACGCCTACGGAAGTCGCGAACGTAATTCGCCTGCCCGTGCCGATCGTGCGCGACATCCTCGAACGCTTGCGCTCGCGCGGCTTGCTCGAGCCTTTGGGAGCTGAATCCTCAGGCAGACAGCTCGACCTGCGGTACGCCATTTCGGCGGTCGGCCGCGAGTGGGTGCAGGAAGGACTCAAGCAGTCGGCGTACACCGGACCGGCGCCGGTGCCGCTTGCCGCCTGGCAGGCGCAGGTCGAGCGCCAGCACATCACCAACGACCGTGTGGATCAGGAGGCAATCGCCGAAAGCCTGTCTGGGCTGGTGATTTCGCCGGATCTCATCGCGCGCCTGGGGCCGGCCGTCAATGCGGGTCGTGGCATGCTGCTCTACGGCCCGCCTGGTGATGGCAAGACGTCCATCGCGACAGCCATCGCCAAGAGTTTCAGGCAATCGCTGTGGGTGCCATATGCGATCGAGGTCGAGCGCGAAGTGATCAAGATCTTCGATCCCGAGCTGCATCATGAAAAGGGCGTCAACGGGTTACCTGCGGAGGAGGCCCGGTCGCCTTTCGTCAAAACGAAGGCTTCGTCGGACGACCGGAGGTGGGTGCGGTGCTCCCGCCCGATCGTCGTGACCGGCGGCGAGCTGACGATGGACATGCTCGATCTGAAGTACGATCCAGTCGGCCTCTACTACGAAGCGCCGCTGCACACGAAGATGACCGGCGGTGTATTCGTGGTGGACGATTTCGGGCGGCAGATCGCGCGGCCCGAGCAGGTTCTCAACCGCTGGGTGCTCCCTCTGGAGAGCCGCATCGACTTCCTGACGCTGCACACCGGAAAGAAGTTTGCGGTGGCGTTCGATGGCCTCGTGATCTTCTCGACGAACCTTACGCCGACCAAGATTCTGGATGCGGCGATGATGCGGCGGATCCCCTACAACTTCCACATCGCGCCACCGACAGCCGACGAGTACGTCGAGATTTTCCGTCGCGTCTGCAAGGCCAATGAGATTCCGTTCGAGATCGACGTCGTGCGGACTGTGATGGCGCGTCTCTACAAAGGCGAGAAGCTGAAAATGGCGCGCTTCCACCCGCGATTCATCGTGGAGCACGTGCTGGCGCGATGCAGCTACGAGGGGCGCGACCCGAGACTGGACGAAGAGCTCGCGCTGGACGCGGCGCAGCATCTCTACACGAAGGAATAG
- a CDS encoding PadR family transcriptional regulator — protein sequence MRHGHCGTGYGWAFSVRPENFGFDPGAFWAGRGKSRGGPFGGARMFDQGHLKFVILRLLDEKPRHGYEIIKEIEDRFGGMYSPSPGTVYPTLTLLEDLGYARARPEEGGKKIYEITEEGRAHLAENQPLIDDIFSRIADFAQNIFGEQMMDVHRAMKNVGRAVYASKSSARSAEQIRKIKEILDRAAGEIDTL from the coding sequence ATGCGACACGGACACTGCGGGACGGGTTATGGCTGGGCGTTTTCGGTAAGACCCGAGAACTTTGGATTCGACCCCGGGGCTTTCTGGGCGGGCCGTGGCAAATCGAGGGGCGGACCCTTCGGCGGTGCCCGGATGTTCGATCAGGGCCACCTCAAGTTCGTGATTCTTCGGCTTCTCGACGAGAAGCCGCGCCACGGCTACGAGATCATCAAGGAGATCGAGGACCGCTTCGGCGGGATGTACTCGCCGAGTCCGGGGACCGTCTACCCGACCCTGACGCTGCTCGAGGACCTGGGCTATGCGCGTGCGCGACCCGAGGAAGGCGGGAAAAAGATTTACGAGATCACCGAGGAGGGGCGCGCCCATCTAGCGGAAAACCAGCCGCTCATCGACGATATTTTCTCGCGCATCGCCGACTTCGCGCAGAACATCTTCGGCGAGCAGATGATGGATGTTCACCGCGCAATGAAGAATGTCGGACGCGCAGTCTACGCGTCGAAAAGCTCGGCCAGGTCAGCCGAGCAGATCAGGAAGATCAAGGAAATTCTCGATCGCGCTGCGGGCGAGATCGACACCCTGTGA
- the serA gene encoding phosphoglycerate dehydrogenase: protein MRYRILVTDEIDPEGVALLAGEPDFDVDEVPTLPPQELMVRIPAYDALVGRSATKVSAELLRAATRLKVIGRAGVGVDNIALDTATELGIAIINAPAGNTIAVAELFFGVVLSLLRHLPRAHESMHAGRWERSSLLGAELNGRTLGIVGLGRIGGEIAARAHAFDMPLVAYDPYITESRFQSLRVHRAASLDELLDASDIVTVHTPLTEETRGMIGKRELARLAPSAIVVNMARGGIVDEDALAQAVAARKLAGAAVDAFEKEPLRADHPLTKLPDVFLTPHIGASTAEAQRNVAVDACAAVRDALLSGEYSRSINVPEGEHGKWEELRPARMLTRRAAAIGRAILAAQGTSVVGRIDVRGSHALAPARETLVASAALGVLEAVLEQERLNLINARTLAEGRGIELSFTEALDGSQPETAIASRAVEVRLTGGMNDITVGGIAYGHGGDENGDGAFRITRIGAFRVDVYPRDTLVILTNRDVPGVIGRVGTLLGEAGVNIAEYHQARLAQGGEALAAVSVDGGVGEEVKRRLLELPDVRSVTVVSFRKE from the coding sequence ATGCGCTATAGAATCCTGGTAACGGATGAGATCGACCCCGAAGGTGTAGCGCTTCTCGCCGGCGAGCCGGACTTCGACGTGGACGAGGTTCCTACGCTTCCCCCGCAGGAGCTCATGGTGCGCATCCCCGCCTACGATGCGCTCGTCGGACGCAGCGCAACCAAAGTCTCCGCCGAGCTTCTTCGAGCGGCAACGCGTCTCAAGGTGATCGGACGCGCGGGAGTCGGCGTCGACAACATTGCCCTCGACACCGCAACCGAGCTGGGCATCGCGATCATCAACGCGCCTGCCGGAAACACCATCGCGGTGGCTGAGCTGTTCTTTGGTGTGGTGCTCAGTCTGCTGCGGCATCTCCCGCGCGCACACGAATCGATGCACGCCGGCCGCTGGGAGCGGTCGTCGCTGCTTGGAGCGGAGCTGAACGGTCGCACGCTTGGCATTGTCGGGCTTGGCCGTATCGGTGGGGAAATAGCGGCGCGCGCACACGCGTTCGACATGCCGCTCGTTGCGTACGATCCCTACATCACGGAGTCGCGGTTTCAATCGCTGCGCGTGCATCGCGCGGCCTCGCTGGATGAGCTGCTGGACGCTTCCGATATCGTCACGGTTCACACCCCGCTCACGGAGGAGACCCGCGGCATGATCGGAAAACGCGAGCTCGCGCGACTGGCGCCCTCGGCGATCGTCGTCAACATGGCACGCGGTGGAATTGTAGACGAGGATGCTCTGGCCCAAGCCGTGGCCGCGCGCAAGCTCGCAGGAGCTGCCGTAGACGCATTCGAAAAGGAGCCACTGCGCGCCGATCATCCGCTGACGAAGCTGCCTGACGTGTTTCTCACACCACACATCGGGGCGTCAACCGCGGAGGCCCAGCGTAACGTCGCGGTGGACGCATGCGCCGCGGTTCGCGACGCGTTGCTTTCGGGCGAGTACTCGCGATCCATCAACGTGCCCGAGGGTGAGCACGGAAAGTGGGAGGAGCTGCGGCCGGCGCGTATGCTCACGAGACGAGCGGCCGCCATTGGTCGCGCGATTCTGGCGGCGCAGGGAACGAGCGTCGTCGGACGCATCGACGTTCGCGGCAGCCACGCTCTGGCGCCGGCACGTGAGACTCTCGTCGCATCAGCGGCGCTCGGGGTTCTCGAAGCGGTGCTCGAGCAGGAGCGGCTCAACCTGATAAACGCGCGCACTCTCGCGGAAGGCCGCGGCATCGAGCTTTCATTCACGGAGGCACTCGATGGCAGCCAGCCGGAGACCGCTATCGCGAGCCGCGCCGTGGAAGTGCGGCTCACGGGAGGAATGAACGACATCACGGTCGGCGGCATCGCCTACGGTCACGGCGGCGACGAGAACGGCGACGGTGCTTTTCGAATCACCAGGATAGGGGCGTTTCGGGTGGACGTCTATCCGCGCGACACTCTTGTGATTCTCACCAACCGCGACGTGCCCGGAGTGATTGGACGAGTCGGGACGCTGCTTGGCGAAGCGGGTGTCAACATCGCCGAGTATCATCAGGCGCGATTGGCGCAGGGTGGGGAAGCGCTGGCGGCGGTATCGGTTGACGGCGGTGTTGGCGAGGAGGTTAAGCGGCGGCTGCTCGAGCTACCCGACGTGCGCTCGGTGACGGTCGTCAGCTTCAGGAAAGAGTGA